A stretch of DNA from Aliivibrio salmonicida LFI1238:
TTTTTTGGATCGAGCAACCAAAAAGGAAAATCAACAAAATAAAACTAATATATTTCATTTTCTACCTCAATAACATTTATCATAAAACTATAAATGAAAAACGACTGAAAACAATAAAACGACACACCGATGATAGTTAAATCTGCTTATGATGACATTAGGGTTTACTTAAATGTCATTAATGAAAATATAATGAATACAAACTTTAACTGTTCAACTAGCTTAGCTAGAACTAGGGATGTAGCGTGATCGTTAGAGCAAAAGGAAGTGATCACCGTCGATCTATCTCGATGGTAAGAAACATTGAAATTCCTTACCATTAAAAATAAGAATCCCGTTATGACCAAACTTGCTATTTTTACGCCAAAAGAACAACGTGACTTTGATACACCACCTAAATTTTATAAAATTGATCGTTCGCGTTATTTTTCGATATCGAGCGAAATAAAACGATCAGGTTTTAACAAACTTAGGACAGATATAAATCGAGTAGGGTTTATACTTCAACTTGGCTACTTTAGAGCATCAGGGAAGTTTTACGTCAAAGAGGACTTCCGAAAACGTGATATTAAATATGTTTGTAACATGCTAGAAATAACTGAAAAAATTGATATTAACCTTTACAGTGATACTTCACGTAAATATCATCGGGATAATATATTGTCACTATCAGGTTGGAAATTACCCGATGAATCTCATGATGAAAAATTAAATTATCATGCAAAGTGGTTTATCGAGCAACAGCTTTCTCCTCGAAAGGTTATTAAGGCCCTCGTTGAATACTGTTGGAGCAATAAGCTAATTATCCCTACTTACAGTAAACTTTCCGCTTATATTACCGTTCACTTCAACGATTATGAAGAACAATTACTTGTCATTATAAAAAAGCAAATGACTAAAGAACAAAATGAATCACTCCAAACATTATTTAATTCAATAGACAAAACTCGTCCTCTTTCTCGCCCACCCATTACAAGTTTAAAGACAATTAACCAGTCAGTTAAGCCAACAGAGATCCAGAAAAATGTTGAAACTTTTGAAATGGTAAAGAGCTATCATTTGAGCGTTAAAACATTAACGCACCACTTGCAATTAACAGATCAAGCAACGGAATACTTCGCTACCTGGGTGAAAAAAGCACAAACCTTTCAGTTGACCAGTTTTTCTAGCACTCACAAAGCTTATCTGCATATGTTGGCCTATTTAAAACATCAGTTTTATTTACGGCAAGATACCCTCATTGATATCTATCTAAAATCAACATTGTCTACCAAGTCACAATTAACTGCAAAATTGCAACAAATTGAAAAAGAACAGCAATCAGGCAGAAACACAGCCATAAAAGTTGTTTCAAAATCAAACAAGAATTTAACCAAATTCAGAAATCGAGTGATTGATATTGTTACGCAATCCCCACTTTCTGACACCGAAGTTGTTCGGCAATTGGAAAATCTTATAGAAGAAAGTTTGAGATCCTATGATAAAAAAGAACAAGATAATATTCGTGAAATGGAGTCGTTTCTTGCCGCTTTGACAGGGAATGGCCGATATTTTGATATTGTAGAGTCGTTATCATTAAAGTTACAGCGTAGGGTGTCAAATATACTAAAAATAGTAGAGTTTTCAGATCGAAGTACTAACAAAGAATTACTCTCTGCAATTAATCACTTCAGCTTATCCGATGGTGATGTTGGGCACAATCCACCGCTAGAATTTTTAAATCAAGCAGAGCGTGATGCAGTTGTTAGAGAAGGCAAATTTAGAGTTTCGTTATACAAAGCACTGCTATTTTTTCATGTTGCAGATGACATTAAAGCAGGTCAACTTATTTTCGATGCTACTTATAAATACAAAGGAATATTTGATTACCTTATTGATGAAGAAACCTGGGCAAAGGATCGAGACAAGTTACTTCAAGCGGCAGGGCTTTGGGAGTTTAGTAACGTTTCAACGGTGTTGGATGGATTACGAAAAAAACTCAATATTAAGTACCATGATGTAAATATCCGGTTGGTCGAAGGTAAAAACCCATACTTTCAACTTGATAGTGACAACAGACCTAAAGTAAAAACACCTAAAATTGATAACAATGATTTTGGTTTTGTGGGCGACACACTTATGCAG
This window harbors:
- a CDS encoding Tn3-like element ISVsa19 family transposase, yielding MTKLAIFTPKEQRDFDTPPKFYKIDRSRYFSISSEIKRSGFNKLRTDINRVGFILQLGYFRASGKFYVKEDFRKRDIKYVCNMLEITEKIDINLYSDTSRKYHRDNILSLSGWKLPDESHDEKLNYHAKWFIEQQLSPRKVIKALVEYCWSNKLIIPTYSKLSAYITVHFNDYEEQLLVIIKKQMTKEQNESLQTLFNSIDKTRPLSRPPITSLKTINQSVKPTEIQKNVETFEMVKSYHLSVKTLTHHLQLTDQATEYFATWVKKAQTFQLTSFSSTHKAYLHMLAYLKHQFYLRQDTLIDIYLKSTLSTKSQLTAKLQQIEKEQQSGRNTAIKVVSKSNKNLTKFRNRVIDIVTQSPLSDTEVVRQLENLIEESLRSYDKKEQDNIREMESFLAALTGNGRYFDIVESLSLKLQRRVSNILKIVEFSDRSTNKELLSAINHFSLSDGDVGHNPPLEFLNQAERDAVVREGKFRVSLYKALLFFHVADDIKAGQLIFDATYKYKGIFDYLIDEETWAKDRDKLLQAAGLWEFSNVSTVLDGLRKKLNIKYHDVNIRLVEGKNPYFQLDSDNRPKVKTPKIDNNDFGFVGDTLMQNGYVPIQKILADVNQVCDFKSCFTHFSNKHKKMKPSLNVLLAGLLGKGCNLGLNRIANISVGISEDVLNNTVKWFFDLKNIQAASDSIVSYIDKLSLANAYRHDANQLHTSSDGQKYYVSVDSLNSTYSFKYFGSEKGSTVYTFIDERQALFYSTVISASEREAAYVLDGITHNDVVKSDIHSTDTHGYTESIFGAAHFMGTSFAPRIKGLGSQTIYDFDGKSLHSEKGHTIRPSRAIRKKLIKDNWEDILRFMVTIKLKKASASRLFSRLNSYTKQMPLYNALKEFGRIMKSNFLLTYYDDMELRQRIEKQLNRVELSNKLAKAIFFANNQEIQEGEKDEQDLTAACKMLIQNSIVLWNYLYLSQYLANLNGVEERTNAAQSILNGSVLTWRHINLHGQYDFTRDSANDDEFDLERILALLIV